A stretch of the Asticcacaulis sp. ZE23SCel15 genome encodes the following:
- a CDS encoding glutathione S-transferase N-terminal domain-containing protein: protein MKLIIGTGSPFVRKCRIAVREKGLTNQVEEFMTAATDDAPELLAINPISQIPALQTDEGVNYFNSALICQWLDAHFDSGLKLYPMGGEPHWRVRRLETLADGLMEMTVKIVLENRRPESERSPMWLTRWERNLLRGFAVAEAECPTLDEVEQHGLDMGSITLAIAATYLEFRYPQIEWQSLSPKLVALAEALEKRQSFIDTYPR, encoded by the coding sequence ATGAAGCTTATCATCGGTACGGGATCACCCTTCGTTCGCAAGTGTCGCATCGCGGTGCGTGAAAAAGGTCTGACCAATCAGGTCGAAGAATTTATGACGGCGGCGACCGATGACGCGCCGGAACTTCTGGCTATTAATCCGATCTCCCAGATCCCGGCCCTGCAAACCGATGAAGGCGTCAACTATTTCAATTCCGCCCTGATCTGTCAGTGGCTGGACGCCCATTTCGACAGCGGACTGAAGCTTTATCCGATGGGCGGGGAGCCCCACTGGCGGGTGCGGCGTCTGGAAACCCTGGCTGATGGCCTGATGGAAATGACGGTTAAGATCGTTCTTGAAAATCGCAGACCTGAATCTGAGCGCTCACCGATGTGGCTGACGCGCTGGGAGCGTAATCTCCTGCGCGGCTTTGCGGTGGCGGAAGCGGAATGTCCGACGCTGGATGAGGTCGAACAACACGGCCTTGATATGGGGTCGATCACGCTGGCGATTGCGGCGACCTATCTGGAGTTCCGCTATCCGCAAATCGAATGGCAGTCGTTATCGCCCAAGCTGGTGGCTTTGGCGGAAGCACTGGAAAAGCGCCAAAGCTTTATCGACACATACCCCCGTTAG